A single window of Culicoides brevitarsis isolate CSIRO-B50_1 chromosome 3, AGI_CSIRO_Cbre_v1, whole genome shotgun sequence DNA harbors:
- the LOC134836124 gene encoding synaptosomal-associated protein 25 isoform X1 yields MPSAAPPAAGPEPPKTELQELQMKANEVTDNSLESTRRMLALCEESTEVGMRTIVMLDEQGEQLDRIEEGMDQINADMREAEKNLSGMEKCCGICVLPCNKSSSFKEDDGTWKGNDDGKVVNNQPQRVMDDRNGLMPQAGYIGRITNDAREDEMEDNMGQVSTMVGNLRNMALDMGSELENQNRQIDRINRKGENTNIRIEEANKRTQELLKS; encoded by the exons ATGCCATCTGCTGCTCCTCCAGCTGCGGGCCCTGAGCCTCCAAAGACAGAATTGCAGGAATTGCAAATGAAAGCCAATGAAGTGACAGACAAT TCTCTCGAAAGTACACGACGTATGCTTGCTCTTTGCGAAGag agTACGGAAGTTGGAATGCGTACCATCGTTATGCTGGATGAACAAGGAG AACAATTGGACCGCATTGAGGAGGGAATGGATCAAATCAATGCCGACATGCGTGAAgccgagaaaaatttaagcggTATGGAAAAATGTTGCGGAATTTGCGTATTGCCATGCAATAA GAGTTCATCTTTCAAAGAGGACGATGGTACATGGAAGGGAAATGATGATGGAAAAGTGGTTAACAATCAACCGCAACGTGTTATGGATGATCGTAATGGCCTCATGCCACAAGCCGGATATATTGGAAG AATTACTAACGATGCCCGAGAAGATGAAATGGAAGATAATATGGGTCAAGTTAGCACAATGGTAGGCAATTTAAGGAATATGGCACTCGATATGGGCTCAGAATTGGAGAATCAGAACCGACAAATCGATCGAATCAATCGAAAG GGTGAGAACACGAACATTCGCATAGAAGAAGCAAACAAACGTACTCAGGAACtcttgaaaagttaa
- the LOC134836124 gene encoding synaptosomal-associated protein 25 isoform X4 — MPSAAPPAAGPEPPKTELQELQMKANEVTDNSLESTRRMLALCEESKEAGIRTLVALDDQGEQLDRIEEGMDQINADMREAEKNLSGMEKCCGICVLPCNKSSSFKEDDGTWKGNDDGKVVNNQPQRVMDDRNGLMPQAGYIGRITNDAREDEMEDNMGQVSTMVGNLRNMALDMGSELENQNRQIDRINRKGESNETRIAVANERAHDLLK, encoded by the exons ATGCCATCTGCTGCTCCTCCAGCTGCGGGCCCTGAGCCTCCAAAGACAGAATTGCAGGAATTGCAAATGAAAGCCAATGAAGTGACAGACAAT TCTCTCGAAAGTACACGACGTATGCTTGCTCTTTGCGAAGag AGCAAGGAAGCCGGTATTCGTACCCTGGTTGCTCTTGATGATCAGGGAG AACAATTGGACCGCATTGAGGAGGGAATGGATCAAATCAATGCCGACATGCGTGAAgccgagaaaaatttaagcggTATGGAAAAATGTTGCGGAATTTGCGTATTGCCATGCAATAA GAGTTCATCTTTCAAAGAGGACGATGGTACATGGAAGGGAAATGATGATGGAAAAGTGGTTAACAATCAACCGCAACGTGTTATGGATGATCGTAATGGCCTCATGCCACAAGCCGGATATATTGGAAG AATTACTAACGATGCCCGAGAAGATGAAATGGAAGATAATATGGGTCAAGTTAGCACAATGGTAGGCAATTTAAGGAATATGGCACTCGATATGGGCTCAGAATTGGAGAATCAGAACCGACAAATCGATCGAATCAATCGAAAG GGAGAATCTAATGAGACAAGGATAGCAGTTGCCAATGAAAGAGCACATGATCTTCTCAAATAA
- the LOC134833803 gene encoding adenylyltransferase and sulfurtransferase MOCS3: MDELQAKFCQKKLKVLEKQRSEYDNVLKETEDQLEALRQRAEQLSTTKETSVATDKLTNDEIARYSRQIILPNFGVKGQLKLKNASVLIVGAGGLGCPSAQHLVGAGIGHIGIVDYDSVEITNLHRQLMHSEEMIGVPKVESLKKSLLKLNSNTKITTFNTQLDSKNACQIISDFDIVLDCTDNVATRYLLNDACVMLKKPLVSGSALQFEGQLTVYNFNGSPCYRCVFPKPPPPNAVTNCGDGGVFATVTGVIGTMQAMEATKIIQGYDNVLAGKLLIYDALETTFRNVKLRGKKNNCDVCGENPSIKELIDYEQFCGMKATDKDSHLSILDSNERVTVEEFNAKYCENDHLLIDVRSKNEFEICQLPHSINVPIKEILDDRKTEDIKKIIDKAQKNPIFVVCRRGNDSQLAVQRLSKIFPDLTFKDINGGLHAWSRNIDPKFPMY, from the coding sequence ATGGATGAGTTACAAGCGAAATTCTGTCAGAAAAAGCTTAAAGTGCTTGAAAAACAACGAAGCGAATACGACAATGTTTTAAAAGAAACAGAAGATCAATTAGAAGCTTTAAGACAACGTGCTGAACAACTTTCAACAACCAAAGAAACTTCCGTCGCGACAGACAAATTGACGAATGATGAAATTGCGAGATACAGTCGACAAATAATTCTTCCAAATTTCGGAGTAAAaggacaattaaaattaaaaaatgcttcCGTTTTAATTGTCGGCGCCGGAGGTTTAGGATGCCCATCAGCTCAACATCTTGTCGGAGCAGGAATTGGTCATATTGGCATTGTAGATTACGATTCTGTGGAAATTACGAATTTACATCGACAATTAATGCATTCGGAAGAGATGATAGGCGTACCGAAAGTCGAATCTCTCAAAAAATCGTTGTTAAAGTTAAACTCTAATACGAAAATTACGACTTTCAATACGCAATTAGACAGCAAAAACGCTTGTCAGATAATTTCTGATTTCGATATTGTGTTAGATTGTACTGATAATGTTGCAACGCGATATTTGTTGAATGATGCGTGTGTTATGCTCAAAAAACCTTTAGTTTCAGGCAGTGCATTGCAATTTGAAGGGCAATTAACGGTATACAATTTCAATGGAAGTCCTTGCTATCGATGTGTTTTTCCAAAACCTCCTCCGCCAAATGCTGTTACGAATTGCGGCGATGGAGGCGTTTTCGCAACAGTAACGGGAGTAATTGGTACGATGCAAGCAATGGAAGcaacaaaaatcatacaaGGATACGATAATGTTTTGGCAGGCAAACTTTTGATTTATGACGCTTTGGAAACGACTTTTCGTAATGTCAAGTTACGCGGAAAAAAGAACAATTGTGATGTTTGCGGAGAAAATCCCTCAATTAAGGAGCTAATAGATTATGAACAATTTTGTGGCATGAAAGCTACTGACAAGGATTCGCATTTGAGTATTTTAGACTCGAATGAACGTGTAACTGTTGAGGAATTCAATGCCAAATATTGCGAAAACGATCATCTGCTTATCGATGTGAGAAGCAAAAACGAATTTGAAATATGTCAACTACCTCATTCTATTAATGTAccaattaaagaaattttggatGACAGAAAAACTGaagatatcaaaaaaattatcgataaagctcaaaaaaatccaatttttgtcGTTTGTCGACGAGGAAATGATTCACAATTAGCAGTTCAAAgactatcaaaaatatttccagaTTTAACATTTAAAGACATTAATGGCGGTTTACACGCATGGAGCAGAAATATTGATCCAAAATTTCcaatgtactaa
- the LOC134836124 gene encoding synaptosomal-associated protein 25 isoform X2: MPSAAPPAAGPEPPKTELQELQMKANEVTDNSLESTRRMLALCEESKEAGIRTLVALDDQGEQLDRIEEGMDQINADMREAEKNLSGMEKCCGICVLPCNKSSSFKEDDGTWKGNDDGKVVNNQPQRVMDDRNGLMPQAGYIGRITNDAREDEMEDNMGQVSTMVGNLRNMALDMGSELENQNRQIDRINRKGENTNIRIEEANKRTQELLKS; this comes from the exons ATGCCATCTGCTGCTCCTCCAGCTGCGGGCCCTGAGCCTCCAAAGACAGAATTGCAGGAATTGCAAATGAAAGCCAATGAAGTGACAGACAAT TCTCTCGAAAGTACACGACGTATGCTTGCTCTTTGCGAAGag AGCAAGGAAGCCGGTATTCGTACCCTGGTTGCTCTTGATGATCAGGGAG AACAATTGGACCGCATTGAGGAGGGAATGGATCAAATCAATGCCGACATGCGTGAAgccgagaaaaatttaagcggTATGGAAAAATGTTGCGGAATTTGCGTATTGCCATGCAATAA GAGTTCATCTTTCAAAGAGGACGATGGTACATGGAAGGGAAATGATGATGGAAAAGTGGTTAACAATCAACCGCAACGTGTTATGGATGATCGTAATGGCCTCATGCCACAAGCCGGATATATTGGAAG AATTACTAACGATGCCCGAGAAGATGAAATGGAAGATAATATGGGTCAAGTTAGCACAATGGTAGGCAATTTAAGGAATATGGCACTCGATATGGGCTCAGAATTGGAGAATCAGAACCGACAAATCGATCGAATCAATCGAAAG GGTGAGAACACGAACATTCGCATAGAAGAAGCAAACAAACGTACTCAGGAACtcttgaaaagttaa
- the LOC134833035 gene encoding N-alpha-acetyltransferase 80, with translation MGKKMVDNSLNAYWSATKIRRSSQILLEHIKGQSPEIQSDDDEYDVVPVHNYPKLILQTADLINAQWPRSQMARVVTLQSSCDNLPCNLIVTKMKHKVVVGHLKITPIPSDRKSCFIESVVVAKCYRGQGIGSLLMERAESYCRDKGIETIYLSTYDQQRFYSRLGYDICEPINIFGNRSFVRNSTTKKTYMKKLLT, from the exons ATGGGCAAAAAAATGGTAGACAACAGCTTAAATGCGTATTGGAGTGCCACGAAAATCAGAAGAAGCAGTCAAATACTGTTGGAACACATAAAG GGTCAATCTCCGGAAATTCaatccgacgacgacgaatacGATGTAGTGCCTGTTCATAACTATCCGAAGCTTATTTTACAAACTGCAGATTTAATTAATGCCCAATGGCCTCGTTCTCAGATGGCAAGAGTTGTTACGTTACAATCTAGCTGTGACAATCTTCCGTGCAATTTGAttgtaacaaaaatgaaaCACAAAGTCGTTGTaggtcatttaaaaattacgccAATTCCTTCCGATCGCAAATCCTGTTTTATTGAGTCAGTAGTTGTAGCAAAATGTTACAGAGGACAAGGCATCGGATCACTTTTAATGGAGCGTGCAGAAAGTTATTGTCGCGACAAAGGAATTGAAACAATTTATCTGTCGACATACGATCAACAGAGATTCTATTCAAGGTTGGGATACGACATCTGCGAACCCATCAATATCTTCGGCAATCGGAGTTTCGTGCGGAATTCGACAACAAAGAAAACGTACATGAAGAAATTGTTAACGTAG
- the LOC134833033 gene encoding nicastrin → MHLRLCIILGLINFVVLGNSLRTKDKIYSNLKGTSCFRRLNGTHSTGCSSKFGGSTGVLHLVQSDNDLEFLFGKPPSPPYIPVIVPRLFTRENILKLKDLGSTIVSGIVLINNRTLLETFSHESKCPNQFGGLLQKQTCDATDPKNSWNPYGTDLMNEDFPFPIYFVIEPEEIAKLVECYVKFNSFDMEHQRDRSLCSVEINTLMSAAGSSETCVRRTSMIRNLQPTRYCDPLQGKNVYATLFERETVEDGEQTVDLAEKFILVSTRIDTSSLFDEFYLGAMSSLVPFATVVGVAQYLNKVLTPKRDENIKYNVLFVMFNGESFDYIGSQKFVYDMEQNLFPNNSTLKNKITMENIEFMIDIGTLDDLSTINVFHPTDFDQAKHLVTNINAYNNVYNFGIQATDKLQDNLPPFSAQTFLRANNSFPAMILMSEPKNKYYQSIYDDYRNLNYTYLNLTNEDFMELEDLDTPTVDNIQYKIRNMSTILGMVLYEMITGQDLSPDFRKQGVNVALIDEFLYCFLKSSNCTMFKAVSKFKEDALPIYPPNRYIGVSTGKEATFWTSQIMGFVLGKKVSNTKEDCQNLPLQWFNGIDGKGECKLTTHNVSTAISPAFLIDDYDWKSHKYSTWTESTWSEISARIFLRPSTTHEAFSFSVGLIVMTISFILVFLINSRSDILFADSTSTTPIAPPASC, encoded by the exons ATGCATTTGCGCCTCTGTATTATATTAggactaattaattttgtagttTTAG gTAATTCCTTAAgaacaaaagacaaaatttacaGTAATTTAAAGGGAACGAGTTGTTTTCGACGGTTAAATGGCACTCATTCTACAGGATGTTCAT CTAAATTTGGAGGATCTACAGGAGTGTTACATTTAGTGCAAAGCGATAATGacttagaatttttatttggaaagcCTCCATCTCCGCCGTACATTCCCGTTATTGTTCCTCGACTTTTCACACGAGAGAATATCTTGAAGCTAAAAGACCTTGGCTCGACAATCGTCAGCGGTATTGTTCTCATCAACAACAGAACATTGTTGGAAACCTTTAGTCACGAATCCAAGTGCCCAAATCAATTTGGAGGCCTTTTGCAGAAACAAACGTGTGACGCTACAGATCCCAAAAATAGTTGGAATCCATATGGCACAGATTTAATGAACGAAGATTTTCCATTTCCAATATACTTTGTGATAGAGCCTGAAGAAATAGCAAAATTAGTTGAGTGTTACGTCAAATTCAATAGTTTCGATATGGAACATCAACGTGATCGTTCATTATGTAGTGTCGAAATAAATACCCTTATGTCAGCAGCTGGAAGTTCAGAGACTTGTGTGCGACGTACAAGTATGATACGGAATTTGCAACCGACGAGATATTGTGATCCGTTGCAGGGAAAAAATGTGTATGCGACACTCTTTGAACGCGAAACAGTCGAAGATGGCGAACAAACAGTCGATCTTGCGGAAAAGTTCATCCTTGTATCAACTCGAATAGATACGAGTTCGttgtttgatgaattttatttgggAGCAATGAGTAGTTTGGTGCCCTTTGCGACAGTTGTCGGCGTTGcgcaatatttaaacaaagttTTGACACCTAAAAGAGATGAAAATATCAAGTATAATGTGCTTTTCGTGATGTTCAATGGCGAATCATTCGACTATATTGGATctcaaaagtttgtttatgACATGGAACAAAATCTTTTTCCCAATAATAGTACTCTCAAGAACAAAATTACAATGGAAAACATTGAATTTATGATAGACATTGGAACACTTGATGATTTGTCAACAATTAACGTATTCCATCCAACAGACTTCGATCAAGCGAAACATTTGGTAACAAACATCAATGCATACAACAACGTGTACAACTTTGGAATCCAAGCAACAGATAAATTACAAGATAATTTACCTCCATTTTCGGCACAAACGTTCCTTCGAGCTAACAATTCATTCCCTGCGATGATTCTCATGAGTGAACCGAAGAACAAATATTACCAATCAATTTACGACGATTACAGAAACTTGAATTACACGTATCTCAATCTTACGAATGAAGATTTTATGGAATTAGAAGATCTCGATACACCGACTGTCGATAATATTCAATACAAAATCCGAAATATGTCAACAATTCTCGGAATGGTTCTCTATGAAATGATAACAGGACAAGATTTGTCTCCAGATTTTCGTAAACAAGGCGTTAATGTTGCCTTGAtagatgaatttttgtattgtttcTTGAAATCGAGTAACTGTACGATGTTTAAAGCTGTGTCGAAATTCAAGGAAGATGCGTTGCCAATTTATCCTCCAAATCGATACATTGGCGTAAGTACGGGAAAAGAAGCAACATTTTGGACATCTCAAATCATGGGATTTGTGTTGGGTAAAAAAGTTTCGAATACGAAAGAAGATTGTCAAAATTTGCCCTTGCAATGGTTCAACGGAATAGATGGGAAAGGAGAATGTAAATTGACGACACATAATGTATCAACTGCTATTAGTCCTGCATTCCTTATTGATg attacgATTGGAAATCTCACAAATATTCAACATGGACCGAGTCAACATGGAGCGAAATTTCCGCTCGTATTTTCCTTCGCCCATCAACAACGCACGAAGCATTCAGTTTTTCTGTAGGCTTGATCGTCATGACAATATCATTTATATTagtgtttttaattaacagtCGGAGTGATATATTATTTGCGGATAGTACTTCGACAACACc gatTGCGCCTCCTGCAAGTTGTTGA
- the LOC134834266 gene encoding organic cation transporter protein-like, translated as MTANKENETEKGVVDASKNTSVKQIIENELEKKGSGGMWAWILFLLCLTPNIFNGFHVNSYVFLTTPAENYYCTIPELSNAGWTHDEIRNISTLGGTSINKTCKILKYDYEALSTMNYEDAIKSLKNDTRDKNNVPEEINCLSQKGNTFHFDYKSDETSILSEWNLICENTAWASTVQMFLSFGKFIGASMFGFVSDKYGRKTSFSIASLTYIVGSILVTVSPTYLVLLLGRLCLGLASSGIFYAAFTLLTENIGPKIRSWMSISFNFSYPLGMLFLAITAYFVRQWRMLSLSLTVPAFLLFLHIYFIVESPRWLLSMGRESRAYKMVFGKKMPKTLKAQLQLEKSKEPAIVRKKSAEELTFGEKFRRSFSILHALYGPAKLRKRVIICHYTWCMTSLCYYVTALNANIGSDRYIYVAATGTVDILGYLSLIFIMKYVGRRKACSALFFLAGSALLSVLIVPSDQKAVMTFLAMLGRYGITSVYAVMTLHTAEMFPTEIRNSALGISSTCAHIGGIAAPYVVDILGKIQKFIPTTICGISVLIAAMLVLLQPETKDKHLTDHVDDAEDEKTEQGVELQKS; from the exons ATGACTGCcaacaaagaaaatgaaaCAGAGAAAGGTGTCGTAGATGCCTCAAAAAACACGAGTGTAAagcaaataattgaaaatgaattggAGAAAAAAGGATCTGGAGGAATGTGGGcatg GATACTATTTTTGCTCTGTTTGACTCCGAACATTTTCAATGGATTTCATGTGAATTCTTACGTATTTTTGACAACTCCAGCTGAAAACTACTATTGCACAATTCCTGAATTGTCGAATGCGGGATGGACTCACGACGAAATTCGCAACATTAGTACTCTTGG agGAACATCTATTAATaaaacatgcaaaattttaaagtacgaTTACGAGGCGTTGAGTACGATGAACTATGAAGATGCGATCAAATCATTGAAGAACGATACACGCGACAAAAACAACGTGCCAGAGGAGATTAATTGTCTCTCACAAAAGGGAAATACGTTTCATTTCGACTACAAAAGTGACGAGACATCCATTCTATCGGAG tgGAATTTGATTTGTGAAAACACGGCATGGGCATCTACCGTTCAAATGTTTCTCTCTTTCGGAAAATTCATTGGCGCCTCAATGTTTGGCTTTGTCAGTGACAAATATGGGAGAAAGACTTCTTTCAGTATTGCTTCGTTAACGTATATCGTTGGAAGTATTCTTGTAACTGTATCGCCAACATATCTTGTATTACTTTTGGGTCGATTGTGTCTTGGCCTTGCATCGAGTGGTATCTTCTATGCTGCTTTTACATTGTTAACGGAAAACATTGGACCTAAAATTCGATCTTGGATGAGTATTTCGTTCAACTTTTCATATCCTCTTGGAATGTTGTTTCTCGCAATCACAGCGTATTTTGTTCGACAATGGAGAATGCTTTCTTTGTCTTTAACTGTTCCTGCTTTCTTACTATTTCTGCATATtta TTTCATTGTCGAATCTCCTCGTTGGTTGTTGAGCATGGGGCGAGAATCACGCGCTTATAAAATGGTTTTCGGAAAAAAGATGCCAAAAACTCTCAAAGCACAATTACAATTGGAGAAAAGCAAAGAGCCTGCGATTGTGAGAAAGAAAAGTGCAGAAGAATTAACGTTTGGAGAAAAGTTTAGAAGATCATTTAGCATCTTGCATGCTTTGTATGGGCCTGCAAAATTACGAAAACG TGTCATAATTTGTCATTATACATGGTGCATGACGTCTCTGTGTTACTACGTGACAGCCTTAAATGCGAATATCGGATCTGATCGATACATATATGTTGCGGCAACAGGAACTGTCGATATCCTTGGATATTTGTCGTTGATATTCATCATGAAATATGTCGGAAGACGAAAGGCTTGCAGTGCATTGTTTTTCCTTGCTGGATCAGCTCTTCTCTCCGTTTTAATTGTGCCATCag ATCAAAAAGCTGTAATGACATTCCTTGCAATGCTCGGTCGTTACGGAATAACATCAGTTTATGCTGTTATGACTTTGCATACTGCTGAGATGTTTCCAACGGAAATCAGAAATAGTGCTTTAGGAATCAGTTCGACGTGTGCTCACATTGGAGGAATTGCAGCTCCATATGTAGTCGATATTTTa gGCAAAATACAAAAGTTCATTCCAACAACAATCTGTGGTATATCAGTATTAATAGCGGCAATGTTAGTGCTTCTTCAACCTGAAACGAAGGATAAACACCTAACAGATCACGTAGATGATGCCGAAGATGAGAAAACAGAACAAGGAGTTGAACttcaaaagtcataa
- the LOC134833034 gene encoding mediator of RNA polymerase II transcription subunit 6, which produces MMPARLPNIIAAENPLHISWHDSNWIPILNTQNVMDYFSEKSNPFYERTCNNEVVRMQRQSMDNLSNMIGVEYILLHVQEPILYVIRKQHRHSPESVTPLADYYIIAGIVYQAPNLENVFSSRILSTVQHLQSAFEESSSYARYHPNAKGYSWDFSKTPGEKTKPKEKKEQKTKEEASSLFQRQRVDMLLVDLLRQFPPPGQHQQQQQGTSTSDTTAIKQELEEPQDSKDTKAGTEKSDMKPPPEKKMKMSSEFMQIT; this is translated from the exons ATGATGCCAGCAAGACTTCCGAATATAATTGCCGCTGAGAATCCTCTGCACATTTCGTGGCACGACTCAAATTGGATTCCCATTTTGAACACACAAAATGTTATGGATTACTTTTCGGAAAAATCGAATCCTTTTTACGAGAGAACTTGCAATAATGAAGTTGTTCGGATGCAACGACAAAGCATGGATAATTTGAG TAATATGATTGGCgttgaatatattttgttaCACGTTCAAGAACCGATTTTATATGTGATCCGAAAGCAACATCGACATTCGCCGGAAAGCGTAACGCCTTTAGCTGATTATTACATTATTGCGGGAATCGTTTATCAAGCGCCCAATTTGGAAAATGTCTTTAGTTCACGAATATTGTCGACTGTGCAGCATTTGCAATCGGCATTTGAAGAATCAAGTTCGTATGCGCGTTATCATCCGAATGCGAAAGGGTATAGTTGGGATTTTTCAAAGACACCCGGAGAGAAGACAAAACCCAAGGAGAAGAAAGaacaaaagacaaaagaaGAAGCAAGCTCCTTGTTTCAGAGACAACGCGTTGATATGTTGTTAGTTGATTTACTCAGACAATTTCCTCCTCCGGgacaacatcaacaacaacagcaaggCACGAGTACAAGCGATACAACTGCAATTAAACAAGAACTCGAAGAGCCACAAGACTCAAAAGACACGAAAGCGGGAACGGAGAAAAGCGATATGAAACCTCCGCCggagaaaaagatgaaaatgtcctcagaatttatgcaaattaccTAA
- the LOC134836124 gene encoding synaptosomal-associated protein 25 isoform X3, whose amino-acid sequence MPSAAPPAAGPEPPKTELQELQMKANEVTDNSLESTRRMLALCEESTEVGMRTIVMLDEQGEQLDRIEEGMDQINADMREAEKNLSGMEKCCGICVLPCNKSSSFKEDDGTWKGNDDGKVVNNQPQRVMDDRNGLMPQAGYIGRITNDAREDEMEDNMGQVSTMVGNLRNMALDMGSELENQNRQIDRINRKGESNETRIAVANERAHDLLK is encoded by the exons ATGCCATCTGCTGCTCCTCCAGCTGCGGGCCCTGAGCCTCCAAAGACAGAATTGCAGGAATTGCAAATGAAAGCCAATGAAGTGACAGACAAT TCTCTCGAAAGTACACGACGTATGCTTGCTCTTTGCGAAGag agTACGGAAGTTGGAATGCGTACCATCGTTATGCTGGATGAACAAGGAG AACAATTGGACCGCATTGAGGAGGGAATGGATCAAATCAATGCCGACATGCGTGAAgccgagaaaaatttaagcggTATGGAAAAATGTTGCGGAATTTGCGTATTGCCATGCAATAA GAGTTCATCTTTCAAAGAGGACGATGGTACATGGAAGGGAAATGATGATGGAAAAGTGGTTAACAATCAACCGCAACGTGTTATGGATGATCGTAATGGCCTCATGCCACAAGCCGGATATATTGGAAG AATTACTAACGATGCCCGAGAAGATGAAATGGAAGATAATATGGGTCAAGTTAGCACAATGGTAGGCAATTTAAGGAATATGGCACTCGATATGGGCTCAGAATTGGAGAATCAGAACCGACAAATCGATCGAATCAATCGAAAG GGAGAATCTAATGAGACAAGGATAGCAGTTGCCAATGAAAGAGCACATGATCTTCTCAAATAA